One window from the genome of Thermomicrobiales bacterium encodes:
- a CDS encoding RES family NAD+ phosphorylase — protein sequence MEQPDSGQPGPHPAPPSDLNARRLPIVQLNTDLFRLHRIDRDPLHFGRAAQFRFDAPDGAFGVLYAGDGPGCAFIETFGRLGGALRLVTDRELAGRGLVRITSRRPLRLVDLTAAGLRRLDADNRLCTGDYRIAQRWTAALHNHPDQLDGVRYRSRHDPSLVCVAIYERAGDLLNVEHLSTLIDTQHARLLADLLDIWDFGLLVTTR from the coding sequence ATGGAGCAGCCTGATAGCGGCCAGCCCGGGCCGCATCCCGCGCCGCCGTCCGACCTCAACGCGCGACGTCTGCCGATTGTGCAACTGAATACCGACCTGTTTCGACTCCACCGCATCGATCGCGATCCTTTGCACTTCGGGCGTGCCGCGCAATTTCGCTTCGACGCACCAGATGGCGCATTCGGTGTGCTGTATGCCGGCGACGGCCCGGGCTGCGCCTTCATTGAGACGTTTGGGCGGCTCGGCGGGGCGCTGCGGCTGGTAACTGATCGAGAGCTTGCCGGGCGCGGGCTTGTCCGCATTACGTCGCGTCGGCCACTAAGACTGGTGGATCTGACAGCCGCTGGATTGCGTCGCCTGGACGCTGACAATCGGCTCTGCACCGGCGACTACCGCATCGCTCAGCGCTGGACTGCCGCACTCCACAACCACCCCGACCAGCTCGACGGCGTCCGCTACCGCTCGCGCCATGACCCGTCCCTCGTCTGCGTCGCGATCTACGAGCGCGCTGGCGATCTTCTCAATGTCGAGCATCTCAGCACGCTGATCGACACGCAACACGCCAGGTTGCTGGCGGATCTTCTCGATATCTGGGACTTCGGTCTGCTCGTAACCACCCGCTAA